From Methanobrevibacter millerae, the proteins below share one genomic window:
- a CDS encoding NUDIX domain-containing protein, with product MGKYKNPSLTVDIFIFDEDENFILIKRGNEPYKNYWALPGGFVDYGECVEDAAIREALEETSIKVNLKELVGVYSDPSRDPRRHTVSIAYTAKGNMADMKADDDACDIAIFSKGDLEKMNLAFDHEKIINDCFNSLSK from the coding sequence ATGGGAAAATATAAAAATCCCAGCTTGACGGTAGACATTTTTATTTTTGATGAAGATGAAAATTTCATTTTAATAAAGAGAGGAAATGAACCCTACAAGAACTACTGGGCACTTCCCGGAGGTTTTGTTGATTACGGCGAATGCGTTGAAGACGCTGCAATAAGGGAAGCTTTGGAAGAAACCAGCATTAAAGTAAACCTAAAAGAGCTTGTTGGAGTTTATTCAGACCCTTCAAGAGATCCCCGAAGACATACCGTAAGTATTGCATATACCGCAAAGGGAAATATGGCAGATATGAAAGCTGATGACGACGCATGCGATATAGCAATTTTCAGCAAAGGAGATTTGGAAAAGATGAATCTTGCCTTTGACCATGAAAAAATTATAAATGATTGTTTCAATTCCCTTTCCAAGTAA
- a CDS encoding HIRAN domain-containing protein, whose protein sequence is MKKDYLVYSKDSAQTSFKIPETSKVDNLVNEGKFDEALTLINKLIEKDSNDYENWYYKGIILDNLAEYEKAVESFKKALVLNDGDEIKTFIANSLYKWAKIAFFPDLEYQKALALIDEALEIIPKSEDSSEFYFLKGEILEALKEPVEARKNYLIAYGEFDKLREFEAQVDYLNNNEDVLINITGSYFYNFTPSAGQIVDLVKESENEYDSDAIAIYLDNKKVGYVANSEYTLMDGIKSASKINGLISDDAQAEILFVYLDEYIIAKLI, encoded by the coding sequence ATGAAAAAAGATTATTTGGTCTATTCGAAGGATTCTGCTCAAACTTCATTCAAGATTCCTGAAACTTCAAAAGTCGATAATTTAGTTAATGAAGGAAAATTCGACGAAGCTTTAACGTTAATTAATAAGTTAATCGAAAAGGACTCCAATGATTATGAAAACTGGTATTATAAAGGCATTATTCTTGATAATCTTGCCGAGTACGAAAAGGCCGTTGAATCCTTTAAAAAAGCTTTAGTTTTAAATGATGGTGATGAAATCAAGACTTTCATTGCCAATTCATTATACAAATGGGCTAAAATCGCCTTTTTTCCTGACCTGGAATATCAAAAGGCTTTAGCGTTAATTGACGAGGCTTTGGAAATTATTCCTAAAAGTGAAGACTCATCCGAATTCTATTTTTTAAAGGGTGAGATTTTAGAAGCGTTAAAAGAACCTGTTGAAGCCAGAAAAAATTATCTGATTGCTTACGGAGAATTCGATAAGCTAAGGGAATTTGAAGCACAGGTTGATTATTTAAACAATAATGAAGATGTTTTAATCAACATTACCGGAAGCTATTTCTATAACTTCACTCCGAGTGCTGGCCAGATTGTTGATTTGGTAAAAGAGAGTGAAAACGAGTATGACAGTGATGCGATAGCCATATATCTTGATAACAAAAAGGTGGGCTATGTCGCCAACAGCGAATACACGCTTATGGATGGCATTAAAAGCGCTTCAAAAATAAATGGTTTAATTTCCGATGACGCCCAGGCCGAAATATTGTTCGTATATCTGGACGAGTATATCATCGCAAAATTAATATAA
- a CDS encoding DNA-directed RNA polymerase subunit L gives MDNIRVLKSSATEIEFEIEDESHGVCNALRHILMQDDDVEYAVYNIDHPLTGKPIMTIKTNGADPKAALKKAAEQLKSDSATFKQLIEDNL, from the coding sequence ATGGATAATATCAGAGTTTTAAAAAGTAGTGCAACCGAAATCGAATTTGAAATTGAAGATGAAAGCCACGGAGTATGTAATGCACTCAGACACATTTTAATGCAGGATGATGATGTTGAATACGCAGTATACAATATCGACCACCCGCTTACAGGCAAACCAATAATGACCATAAAGACAAACGGCGCAGACCCAAAGGCTGCATTGAAAAAAGCTGCTGAACAACTCAAATCAGACAGCGCAACTTTCAAACAACTTATTGAAGACAATTTATAG
- the hpt gene encoding hypoxanthine/guanine phosphoribosyltransferase: MLEEVKKSLESSPIVKKGDYNYFVNPISDGVPAMDPKMLRELSLAVHKHADLDVDKIVAVEAMGIHLATALSLATDIPFVVIRKRQYGLEGEQEVYQKTGYGSSNLYINDLHPGEKILIIDDVVSTGGTFIALLKTLQDMDLEIKSAVAVIEKGEGKKIVEKETGIELLSIIKLDVIDGKVVIEKTIED, encoded by the coding sequence ATGTTGGAAGAAGTAAAGAAATCTTTGGAATCATCCCCTATTGTAAAAAAGGGAGATTATAATTATTTTGTAAATCCCATAAGTGATGGCGTTCCTGCCATGGACCCTAAAATGCTACGTGAATTGTCATTGGCAGTACACAAACATGCGGATTTGGATGTTGATAAAATCGTTGCTGTTGAAGCCATGGGAATACATTTGGCTACCGCACTGTCCCTTGCAACCGATATTCCTTTTGTTGTAATCAGAAAAAGGCAATACGGTCTTGAGGGTGAACAGGAAGTATATCAGAAAACCGGATACGGCTCATCAAACCTCTACATTAACGATTTGCACCCAGGCGAAAAAATATTAATCATCGATGATGTTGTAAGTACCGGAGGAACCTTCATAGCCCTGCTTAAAACCTTACAGGACATGGACCTTGAAATCAAGTCTGCAGTGGCAGTCATTGAAAAGGGCGAAGGAAAGAAAATCGTTGAAAAGGAAACCGGCATTGAACTTTTAAGCATAATCAAGCTTGATGTCATTGACGGAAAGGTAGTCATTGAAAAAACGATTGAAGATTAA
- a CDS encoding V4R domain-containing protein: MGDEKPIQIFSNPEKNVGINVVKSPVKLTILEMLRDSEMEFDEIVVNTGKSKSTVSVHLKSLREMGIVSFKIHPEDNRKKIFYLNSKYLGSVNLTEQKEIEETQKDYLIENIIEENGDFTVLLFHTLRSMLIQEGINIDPVLQATGNRIGKSLFDIVYDDDLEVFLANIAEFWENNGLGRLSFEIGDIIKITSVDCFECKLLPKTGKPACFLDAGIIEALFTEYFNLPVSVIEIQCYTMGDGKCVFEIEPLPLN; this comes from the coding sequence ATGGGGGATGAAAAACCGATTCAGATTTTCTCAAATCCCGAAAAGAATGTAGGCATTAATGTAGTGAAAAGTCCTGTGAAGCTCACTATTCTTGAAATGCTAAGGGACAGTGAAATGGAATTCGATGAAATAGTTGTAAATACTGGAAAATCAAAATCCACAGTTTCCGTTCATTTAAAAAGCTTAAGGGAAATGGGAATAGTTTCATTTAAAATTCATCCCGAAGACAATCGTAAGAAGATATTTTACCTCAATTCAAAATACCTGGGTTCAGTTAACCTCACCGAACAGAAGGAAATCGAAGAAACCCAAAAGGACTATCTGATTGAAAACATCATCGAGGAAAACGGTGACTTTACAGTTTTATTGTTCCATACCCTAAGATCAATGCTCATTCAGGAAGGAATCAACATCGACCCGGTATTGCAGGCAACCGGAAATCGAATAGGCAAATCCCTTTTTGATATTGTATATGATGACGATCTGGAAGTATTTTTAGCTAATATTGCCGAATTCTGGGAAAATAATGGATTGGGCAGGCTTTCATTTGAAATAGGTGACATCATAAAAATCACTTCAGTGGACTGCTTTGAATGCAAACTGCTGCCTAAAACAGGAAAGCCGGCATGCTTTTTGGATGCGGGAATTATCGAAGCGTTATTCACCGAATACTTTAATTTGCCTGTCAGTGTAATCGAAATCCAGTGTTATACTATGGGTGATGGCAAATGCGTTTTCGAAATTGAACCGCTGCCATTAAATTGA
- a CDS encoding transcription factor S, whose protein sequence is MEFCPECGAMLLPNDNKLKCACGYTKDLASDNNEYSVHQEVKGKQGVVDMGEAIDLRSKITEICPECGHNEAYYELKQTRSADEAPTRFFECASCGHKWRDYD, encoded by the coding sequence ATGGAATTTTGCCCGGAATGTGGTGCAATGTTACTTCCTAATGATAACAAACTTAAATGCGCTTGTGGATATACAAAGGATTTGGCTTCAGACAACAACGAATATTCCGTTCACCAGGAAGTGAAAGGTAAACAAGGCGTTGTTGACATGGGTGAAGCTATTGATTTAAGATCAAAAATCACTGAAATATGTCCTGAATGTGGCCATAATGAAGCTTACTATGAATTAAAACAAACCCGTAGTGCGGATGAAGCACCTACAAGGTTCTTTGAATGCGCATCATGCGGCCACAAATGGAGAGATTACGATTAA
- a CDS encoding exosome complex RNA-binding protein Csl4, with protein MGVDKDQIVMPGDKLGIIEQYVPGDGTYDDNGEIKSSVLGNVKINGKRRIISVDSKLGKPALLKKGDIVYGQITDIKPQRANINIDCIKDNPRPLALPYMGAIHISQAKKDYLEKVGDAFRIGDIVQAKVVKITGDNVDLSTVDKDCGVLKAMCTRCRDYMHTTNKRDEVQCNSCNKKEKRKVSINYVNE; from the coding sequence ATGGGCGTAGATAAAGATCAAATAGTAATGCCAGGCGATAAATTAGGAATAATTGAACAATATGTACCGGGAGACGGTACTTACGACGATAATGGAGAAATTAAATCATCAGTACTAGGAAATGTCAAGATTAATGGTAAAAGAAGAATTATCTCAGTCGATTCAAAGCTAGGCAAGCCTGCTCTTTTGAAAAAGGGCGACATTGTATACGGTCAGATTACCGACATCAAGCCTCAAAGGGCTAACATCAATATAGACTGCATCAAGGATAATCCAAGACCTCTAGCCTTGCCTTATATGGGAGCCATTCACATCTCTCAGGCAAAAAAGGACTATCTTGAAAAGGTGGGCGATGCATTCAGAATAGGAGATATCGTTCAGGCAAAGGTAGTTAAAATCACTGGAGATAACGTTGATTTAAGTACTGTAGATAAAGACTGTGGTGTCCTAAAGGCAATGTGTACCCGCTGCAGGGACTACATGCACACCACCAACAAAAGAGACGAAGTTCAATGTAATTCATGTAACAAAAAAGAAAAGCGTAAAGTATCAATAAACTATGTAAATGAATAG
- a CDS encoding helicase C-terminal domain-containing protein: MSNSMFCPNCGMLKSNCICENKESFENESSTTLFSFSQPKAENKSLNSYADKVIIKHDVVDDEIPEVYCIEDHKMQVNRFLELKELYPHIDDDIIENFPFYEPRLGQLEIIQDINDAIKQGYKYIILEAGTGTGKSAIATTLAKMYESAYILTMTKQLQAQYSDEFKFPLVKGRSNFACLNDGLEVTCDMGTCKTSPTSSNFFCSYGVAKNPTLDGILAFEDSFGGAVFYQSLSHCHYWSQKANAINSPITLMNYDYAIAELNYVKHFGTRSLMILDEAHNIESKLMKTMEVNLYNNRLEKDISKVISKETLKDGEVQDWIMEISAIGDAYEDIDVKDLSKNKAERIRSTISRLKILKKNLENEPENWVIDSDETGVSFKPLRVHHYAKNNLLKYGDVVIFMSATILSSNLFAKWLGLSPDEVYHIKVDSPFTKEKRPIILNLAGKMSKNRVAKTAPKTIPILKEILERHKDEKGLIHTNSYKCQHYINNNLINSRLISHNSDNRERILEYFEKDENPLVLVSPSMSEGVDLPYDKCRFQVIYKIPFPYLGDMQINMRRKKDQKWYAYKTVMTLMQAYGRGMRAEDDYCYTYILDSDINMVLKSPLYRSLVPDFFKEAVVRVKK; the protein is encoded by the coding sequence ATGTCAAATTCAATGTTCTGTCCAAACTGCGGTATGCTTAAAAGCAATTGCATATGTGAAAATAAGGAATCTTTTGAAAATGAAAGTTCTACAACTTTGTTTTCATTTTCACAGCCTAAAGCTGAAAATAAAAGTCTGAATTCCTATGCTGATAAGGTTATTATTAAACACGATGTAGTGGATGATGAGATTCCGGAAGTCTATTGTATTGAAGACCATAAGATGCAGGTTAACAGATTTCTGGAGCTTAAGGAATTATATCCTCATATTGACGATGATATTATTGAGAACTTTCCGTTTTATGAACCCAGATTAGGGCAATTGGAAATAATTCAGGATATTAACGATGCAATCAAGCAGGGCTATAAATACATTATTCTGGAAGCCGGTACGGGAACCGGAAAATCAGCCATAGCCACAACACTGGCCAAAATGTATGAATCAGCCTATATTTTAACGATGACAAAACAGCTGCAGGCCCAATACAGTGACGAATTTAAATTCCCGTTGGTTAAAGGAAGATCCAATTTCGCCTGTTTGAATGATGGGCTTGAAGTAACGTGTGATATGGGAACCTGTAAGACTTCTCCTACTTCAAGCAACTTTTTCTGTTCATATGGTGTTGCCAAAAACCCAACCCTTGATGGAATACTGGCATTTGAAGATTCATTTGGCGGAGCGGTCTTTTACCAGTCATTATCCCACTGTCATTACTGGAGCCAAAAGGCCAATGCAATCAACTCCCCCATTACATTAATGAATTATGATTACGCAATAGCTGAGCTGAATTATGTAAAGCACTTTGGAACCAGATCTTTAATGATTTTAGACGAAGCCCATAATATAGAATCCAAGCTGATGAAAACAATGGAAGTTAACTTATATAATAACCGTCTGGAAAAGGATATCAGCAAGGTCATTTCTAAAGAAACCTTAAAGGACGGCGAAGTTCAGGATTGGATAATGGAGATTTCAGCAATCGGTGATGCTTATGAGGACATTGACGTTAAGGATTTATCCAAAAACAAGGCTGAAAGGATTCGATCTACAATTTCAAGACTTAAAATTCTTAAAAAGAATCTTGAAAACGAGCCTGAAAACTGGGTCATTGACAGCGACGAGACAGGTGTGTCATTCAAGCCTTTAAGGGTTCACCATTATGCCAAGAACAATCTTTTAAAGTACGGAGATGTTGTTATTTTCATGAGTGCAACTATTTTATCCAGCAACTTATTTGCAAAGTGGCTAGGATTATCCCCTGATGAAGTCTATCACATCAAGGTGGACAGCCCTTTCACCAAGGAAAAGAGGCCTATAATTCTGAATCTGGCCGGAAAGATGTCTAAAAACAGGGTAGCTAAAACCGCACCAAAGACCATTCCTATTTTAAAGGAGATTTTAGAAAGGCATAAAGATGAAAAGGGACTTATTCACACCAACAGCTATAAGTGCCAGCATTATATTAACAATAACCTGATTAATTCAAGGCTTATTTCCCACAATTCCGATAACAGGGAAAGGATACTTGAATATTTTGAAAAGGACGAAAATCCGTTGGTTCTTGTTTCTCCGTCAATGAGTGAAGGCGTTGATTTGCCTTACGACAAGTGTCGCTTCCAGGTAATCTATAAAATACCGTTTCCTTACCTTGGGGACATGCAGATTAACATGAGACGCAAGAAGGACCAGAAATGGTATGCTTATAAGACTGTAATGACGCTTATGCAGGCCTACGGACGTGGAATGCGTGCGGAAGACGATTACTGCTATACCTATATCCTTGATTCGGACATTAATATGGTGCTTAAAAGTCCTCTTTACCGTTCACTTGTTCCTGATTTCTTTAAGGAAGCTGTTGTAAGAGTTAAAAAATAA
- a CDS encoding topoisomerase IV produces MKDSKEKEHRISNLKNMLDHMDDEEKPENSELEFDEDDFEEDEELINFLNEGHEDYEIDDEYIYRPGKDNPYAVNLEDNAEIDENYIIETNINEQLDEKAPVINQAEGFEDNIGDNFDNLVNIKIGERPVLAIICIVLGLVFIVASVFVYNSGSERIIDNVVSGENNFLVVVLIIIGILLLIYGVFKVLNLKSPLDNMIDSINTVEEEKETLNKVEEKKEEKVIPKSNIPLDKESYKIGEFDMDDLKNSLKKSFSKNLNTKKEEPSKENAEEEIDVEDLPPAREKSESEKGLIKEEIEEKDYEQARLDGESIDEIFADVKELKDDEK; encoded by the coding sequence ATGAAAGATTCTAAAGAAAAAGAGCATAGGATTTCCAATTTAAAAAACATGCTTGATCATATGGACGATGAGGAAAAGCCGGAAAACTCGGAGCTTGAATTCGATGAAGATGATTTCGAAGAGGACGAAGAATTAATCAATTTCCTTAATGAAGGACATGAAGATTATGAAATAGATGACGAATACATCTACCGTCCTGGAAAAGACAATCCCTATGCCGTGAATTTAGAAGATAATGCTGAAATTGATGAAAATTACATAATTGAAACCAATATCAATGAACAATTGGATGAAAAGGCTCCGGTCATTAATCAGGCTGAAGGCTTTGAAGACAATATCGGCGATAACTTTGACAATCTTGTCAACATTAAAATCGGAGAAAGGCCTGTTTTGGCAATAATATGCATAGTGCTTGGACTGGTATTTATAGTTGCCTCCGTTTTTGTCTACAATTCAGGTTCAGAGAGAATAATCGACAACGTTGTCTCCGGGGAAAACAACTTTTTGGTTGTAGTCCTTATCATTATAGGAATTTTGCTCTTGATTTACGGAGTATTTAAGGTACTTAACCTGAAAAGTCCGCTGGACAATATGATTGACTCCATCAACACTGTTGAGGAAGAAAAGGAAACCTTAAATAAAGTTGAAGAGAAAAAAGAAGAGAAAGTCATACCAAAAAGTAACATTCCGCTTGACAAGGAATCCTATAAAATCGGCGAGTTCGACATGGACGATTTAAAGAATAGTCTTAAAAAATCTTTTTCTAAAAACCTGAACACCAAAAAAGAAGAACCATCAAAAGAAAATGCTGAAGAGGAAATTGATGTTGAAGACCTTCCTCCCGCACGTGAAAAATCAGAATCTGAAAAGGGTTTGATTAAGGAAGAGATTGAAGAGAAAGACTATGAACAAGCTCGGCTTGACGGCGAATCAATCGATGAAATTTTCGCTGACGTCAAAGAACTTAAAGATGATGAAAAATAA
- a CDS encoding signal recognition particle protein Srp54 encodes MLGNLGENLTNTMKKLVGMSVIDKKTIKEVVKDIQRALIQSDVNIALVLDLSKRIENRALEEEPPKGITPREHVITIIYEEMVNLLGSEAVPLDINERPFKILFLGLQGSGKTTTIGKLCRYLQKKGFNPAVVCTDTWRPAAYEQLRQLTEEMDVPLYGDPENKDALDLAKKGLDEFKNRKVIIFDTAGRHKEESDLIAEMDQLDDIINPTEAILVIDGTIGQQAGEQARAFSQATDIGSIIITKLDGSAKGGGALSAVAETGAPIKFIGTGERIDDFEVFDPERFISRLLGMGDIKSLIEKAEENIDEDIAQKTMNNMLTGKFTLEDMKNQFEMMNKMGPMQQVLNMIPGMGNKISKEASQMTEDKIESYKIMMSSMTKEEMQNPKIIKQSRIQRIARGAGVDESEVKELLKYYNNTKKTMKGFGKRGGRLGGGAMNRMMGQFMR; translated from the coding sequence ATGCTCGGTAATTTAGGAGAAAATCTTACTAATACAATGAAAAAATTAGTAGGAATGTCAGTTATTGATAAAAAAACAATAAAAGAAGTTGTTAAAGATATCCAACGTGCATTAATTCAATCTGATGTTAATATTGCTTTAGTTTTAGATTTATCAAAAAGAATAGAAAACAGGGCTCTTGAAGAGGAACCTCCAAAGGGAATCACTCCAAGGGAGCATGTCATAACAATCATTTATGAGGAAATGGTAAATCTGTTGGGAAGCGAAGCCGTACCATTGGACATTAACGAAAGGCCTTTTAAGATTCTATTTTTAGGTCTTCAGGGTAGCGGTAAGACAACTACCATAGGTAAACTGTGCAGATACCTGCAGAAAAAGGGTTTCAACCCTGCAGTCGTATGTACGGACACATGGAGGCCTGCAGCTTATGAGCAGCTAAGGCAGTTAACCGAAGAGATGGACGTTCCGCTTTACGGCGATCCGGAAAACAAGGACGCTTTAGATTTAGCCAAAAAGGGTCTTGATGAGTTCAAGAACCGTAAGGTAATAATTTTCGATACTGCAGGTAGGCACAAGGAAGAATCTGATTTGATTGCTGAAATGGATCAGCTGGACGATATAATCAATCCTACCGAAGCAATTCTTGTAATTGACGGAACAATAGGTCAGCAGGCAGGTGAACAGGCAAGAGCGTTTTCACAGGCCACTGATATCGGTTCCATTATCATTACCAAACTCGACGGTTCAGCAAAAGGTGGGGGCGCATTGTCCGCCGTTGCAGAAACCGGAGCTCCAATCAAGTTCATCGGTACTGGTGAGAGGATTGACGACTTTGAAGTATTCGACCCTGAAAGGTTCATATCAAGATTATTGGGTATGGGAGACATCAAAAGCCTGATTGAAAAGGCTGAAGAGAATATCGATGAGGATATTGCCCAAAAGACGATGAACAACATGCTGACGGGCAAGTTCACCCTTGAAGACATGAAAAACCAGTTTGAAATGATGAACAAGATGGGTCCTATGCAGCAGGTCTTAAACATGATTCCTGGAATGGGAAACAAGATTTCCAAGGAAGCCTCCCAGATGACAGAAGACAAAATCGAGTCCTATAAGATTATGATGTCATCAATGACCAAGGAGGAGATGCAGAATCCGAAAATCATAAAGCAGTCAAGAATCCAGAGGATTGCACGCGGTGCCGGTGTTGATGAATCCGAAGTAAAAGAGCTTTTAAAATACTATAATAACACCAAAAAGACCATGAAGGGATTTGGAAAACGTGGCGGCCGTCTAGGCGGCGGTGCAATGAACCGTATGATGGGCCAATTCATGAGATAG
- the cobI gene encoding precorrin-2 C(20)-methyltransferase, producing MAERGKLFGIGVGPGDTELLTLKAVRILETVPVVFSPKSSKDKESIALSIVKPVIEKRKDFKKLMLVEPIFPMIEDKDELEKIWTSASELIAQYLDTGRDVAFITLGDPSIFSTYSYVQKKLKGAYEIETVPGITSFTACAAARNEALVEQNDILTVVPKIDDRFNDVMEYTNAIALMKASRNMRKLELKIENNKRTKDVYSVQNCTRENEKIIEGFSKDKPYLTTTIIKLDD from the coding sequence ATGGCTGAAAGAGGAAAATTGTTTGGAATAGGTGTAGGACCAGGAGATACGGAATTATTAACATTAAAAGCTGTTAGAATACTGGAAACGGTACCTGTTGTTTTTTCACCAAAATCTTCAAAAGATAAGGAAAGTATTGCACTTTCAATAGTAAAACCAGTAATCGAAAAAAGAAAGGACTTTAAAAAACTGATGCTTGTAGAACCTATATTCCCGATGATTGAAGACAAGGATGAGCTTGAAAAGATTTGGACGTCCGCTTCAGAGCTTATTGCACAGTATCTCGACACCGGTCGTGACGTTGCATTCATAACTCTTGGAGACCCATCTATTTTCAGTACATATTCCTATGTCCAAAAGAAACTTAAAGGAGCCTATGAAATAGAAACTGTTCCGGGAATTACCTCATTTACCGCATGTGCAGCTGCACGTAACGAAGCTTTAGTCGAGCAGAACGATATCCTGACAGTCGTTCCCAAAATTGACGATAGATTCAATGACGTGATGGAATATACAAACGCAATAGCATTGATGAAGGCTTCAAGAAATATGAGAAAGCTTGAGTTAAAAATAGAGAACAACAAACGTACAAAGGACGTTTATTCAGTCCAAAACTGTACGCGTGAAAACGAAAAGATTATTGAAGGCTTTTCAAAGGACAAGCCTTACCTTACGACCACTATCATTAAATTGGATGACTGA
- the dph2 gene encoding diphthamide biosynthesis enzyme Dph2 — MSLYNMDLDRVIRKINSQDIKTVGLQFPEGLKMQAVNVARIIEDECDVNVIISGDPCFGACDVSDYKMKDSVDLIIHFGHTPLPIRYETPTLFIEAFANIDVKKDLKRCLEVLTDYSRIGLVTTTQHLHLLNEMKDFLEDNGKEVVLGSSKSTRKGQVLGCNFSSIKNLDAEVFLFVGSGNFHPLGIHLFTNTPVFALDPYNSEIREMTEYADRILRIRFARIVKAREAKKWGIIVSSKEGQYRMELANEIKRILKDNGMEGFIIMLDNVNPDALLAYLELDAFVVTACPRIAIDDSQMYKKPLITPQELEIVLNKRDWENYQLDEILFHKR; from the coding sequence ATGTCACTGTACAATATGGATTTGGATAGGGTAATCCGCAAAATCAACTCCCAAGACATTAAAACAGTTGGTCTGCAGTTTCCGGAAGGACTTAAGATGCAGGCGGTAAACGTTGCCCGAATAATTGAAGATGAATGCGACGTTAATGTGATAATTTCCGGAGACCCTTGCTTTGGAGCCTGCGACGTAAGCGACTACAAGATGAAGGATTCCGTTGATTTGATAATACACTTCGGCCATACCCCCCTTCCAATCAGATATGAAACTCCAACCCTTTTCATAGAGGCCTTTGCAAACATTGACGTTAAAAAGGATTTGAAAAGATGCCTTGAAGTCTTAACTGACTATTCAAGAATCGGACTTGTTACCACAACCCAGCATCTGCATCTTTTAAATGAAATGAAGGATTTTCTTGAGGATAACGGAAAGGAAGTCGTGCTCGGATCATCCAAAAGCACAAGAAAGGGTCAGGTATTGGGCTGCAACTTCTCTTCAATCAAAAATCTGGATGCTGAAGTATTCCTCTTTGTGGGAAGCGGAAATTTTCATCCTTTAGGAATCCACTTATTCACAAACACCCCTGTCTTTGCCCTTGACCCATATAACAGCGAAATCAGGGAAATGACCGAATATGCGGACAGGATTTTAAGAATAAGATTTGCAAGAATAGTGAAGGCCAGGGAAGCGAAAAAATGGGGTATCATCGTTTCATCAAAGGAAGGCCAGTACAGGATGGAACTTGCAAATGAAATCAAAAGGATTCTTAAGGACAATGGAATGGAAGGATTTATAATAATGCTTGATAACGTTAATCCGGATGCTCTTTTAGCATATCTTGAATTGGACGCATTTGTGGTAACTGCATGTCCAAGAATAGCTATTGATGATTCCCAGATGTATAAAAAACCACTTATCACTCCACAGGAGCTTGAAATTGTTTTAAATAAAAGAGATTGGGAAAATTATCAGCTGGATGAAATACTCTTTCACAAAAGATAA